The DNA window TATATaataaccattcacactcaGAGTGACCTTCTTACTGATCGGTACATAATGGCTTCAtccattataataataataatacttcatatttatataacgcttttcAAAGCTCTCAAAGTCGCTGTACACGGTGAAGGataaaaataaggaaacaatAAAATCTTCAATACAAATGACGACAGTGTGGTAtactaagaaaataaaaataaagaacaaaataaaaacatgggcTGGGGGGATTTAGTTAGGGAAGGCAAGTCTGAATAGGTGGGTTTTGAGGACCTTTTTGAATGATAGCAGTGTGGGGGTATTTGATAATGCCCTGTCACCCCAGGTTTGGCGCTTGGTCCTAAGGACCTGAAGGAGGTTGGCATCAGCAGATCTGAGGTGTCGGGTGGGGGTGTGCTGGTGGcaagaaaagggaaaacacCCACAAGGGATTAACTAATGTACGAACAAGATGAACTACAACAAGGGATATGATATTCAGCTTGTATAAAAGATGCCATGAAATTGTTAATTTACAACAGATAACAtagacagtgaaaacaaagattaaataacaacacacagacgCCCAGGCTGGTCTGTCACACAGCTCTCAGCACCAATCCTATTGAGCAGGAACCCAACGGGTGCACTACCTCAGACCACTGGGTCAGATGCCTAAAAACTCACTGATCCTCTGACCTAACCTCTCCATTGTCCTGTTCTCTGTTTCTCAGAGAGTGGCACAGTCAACATCCTGGGAGGGAACATGACCGTGGACCAGGACCAGCAGGTGGAGTTCCAGTGTGTAACAATTGCTTGGTTCCCCATACCCACAATAAGCTGGACCCAAAACAGTCACGCCGTAAACAGCAGCCTGTACAACACCAGCAGCGTGAAGGATGGGGACTACTTCAACTCCACCAGCGTACTCAAGTTCCAGGCAGTCAGAAACACCATGGTGGAGTGTCAGGCAACTGTGCCAGCGCTAACAAACCCACAgtccagctctgtctccttGGTGGTTGGTAAGAAAGTCGACTTGTCAGCCTCCTCCGACACATTCTGCCTCCGTGCTACATTCAAAGGTTGAAAGAATGAGCTAAATGTATTCtaatttcattctatggttccCGTGTTGGTaatagcaaaaacagcactaaTTCAATATAGTACATCACATTGCAATGGAAATCCAGTTTACCACTACACTCCCACTATACAATATCTTAAATCTACATCAAAATCCACAGTTGTGATTATAAAGACTTCCTTAGGGAATGCTGCTAAATCAATGTTATCGACAGGCTCAAGGCAGCAACACACCAAAAGATTGAAATAAATTCATATCAACAGTTAGATGTGTGTATGACACTGGAGACCATTATATAGTCCAAGGCCTAACTTGTAACCATCGTGCGGATATTGCCAGTTCATACACTTTTTACTACACCTATACGATACTTTATTTTTAGaagtaattgattaattgattattgtTGTGTTATGGTTGTCATCTCACAGCAAAAAGGTTCCCAGTTCATATCCTAGTTTGGCTGGGGTCTTACTTCATGTTCACGCCATGTCTTTGTGGGGCTACTCCCATCACTCTGGCTTCTTcacacagtccaaacacacagCATAGGTGTAAATggttgtgtctctgtatgttgccCATATTGTGTGGGCTTGTCCaggcctcttgcccaatgttgGCAGGGACCTATGGCTGGGATcctatagataatggatggatggaccgTCTCACAGTGGCGACAACAAACACCCATCAGGTGGTGAGACTCACCTGTCAAAGAAGTGATGGACTGAGAGACTCGCCAATGTAGAGCACAGTTATATAGTTAGCATAGTTATTTTAGTATCATTAACAAACATTACTGTCCTAATATTAAAAGAAGACGTGAAAGAAGTTAACATTACTGCTTTTTTCTCAAGGCTTTGTCCAAggatgatgtgatgtgtttgatACCTCTCCTGAATGTAACGATGATGTGCTCACAGGTAGCAGCGACCATATCTGTCAGGAGCTCCAGTTGATAACTGTGAAAATTCTCAGAGACCCAGGTCATGGTATCTTTAGTGTACGTAGTATGCTGGGAGCTGCTTCAAAAtacacaagcaagtccagttgcctaCATACACTTGAACAACTTCTGGAGCTTGGGTTAATATTCCAGACAGGAAGTGCAGTAAGTGCTGAGACATTATTGTGTATGGTAATTGAAGGGGTTATGGTGGGTCAGCTCCTGTATTAACCCCATCACTCAGTTGTGTGACTGAAATCTCAGAATGGTTCAGTTAGTGGAAATCTACATGCATCACAGACTGTTTTCATATTCTGTGTATTAATGTGGACATTTAGATTCCTCTCctagttttgtttgtgtctagtattttattttgacaattaacatttttatctcTTTGAGTGTTCTGTTCTGAATTCCGGTCTTTCCTCTTGCTGCAGTTCCCAAACCTCCTGACTGGACTGTGCTGATAGCTGTGGTCGTGTCTTTTGGAGGTTTGGCTCTGCTGGTTTTACTCATCATCGGAATCATCTTCTGCTGCAAACgcagaaaagaaaaacgtgAGGCTGTCAATTCTAACTCACACCATGTTCAAAATCAGAAATGTCGTGGTACTAATTTGTTTGCAGGTAGCAAGTGCTGGAAGGTATTAATGAGAATGGGGTCGTTACTGATTCTTTCTCAAAGACGATACTGTAAATCTTTGCAAAGTGAAACAGTGGGAAGACGGATTAAGAGCAGACTGAGTCATAGTTGTCTATAATCATTTGTGTATGTCttgtttacatatatatttatagattaaTTTGGTATCTTATGGTCCCCTTTCAGAATCCAACTATCAAGATGAAATGAGGTGAGAACAagagaacattttgtaaatattcCACCTCTACAGCTCTGGTGTGTTTCTACAAACAGTCGAATACTGTGTTGTCACTCGTGTGTGTGTCGCAGGAGGGTGAGGACACAGAGCCAGATCAGTACTGTCAGTGCAGCCGGACTGAGACGGGCTCAAGTGAATGCCGGATTTGTGCCGGAGGGTCAAACAAGTAAGAGCGATGGGTGAAATTACACTAACACAAGTTCTCGATGAAAATCtgtacatttgaatttgaatttaaaagttgAAATGGGCACTCTCACATTTCGCTGCTGTCACCAAGCCAAGTCCAAAGTCTCGTCTCTGTCCACAGGTATCGCTCCCAGTGAACTCACCGACAGTGACTTTTGCCAGGCAAATGGCCCCAATGTCTTCGAGGTAGGGTTGTGGGGTGGTTCTGTAATACACAATgacaatacacaatacaaagtagaaaattATTGCATGCAGCGGTGTACAAAGACCATTTAAGCTATTATGCGATAGAGACACAGCATCATTTGGAGGAAACAAAGCAAAGATCTGTCACAAATATCTTCTTCTGTTCCCTTTTGGCTCAGGGCCTGTAGACGATTAGCTACTCATGGTAGAACAATTTTGACTTACGATATAACAGTAGTGATTAAGTGTTTACAGCCGTGTTAGAAGCTCTGTGAAGCTGTAATTAAAACAAAGCAGTGCTTTGATTTAAATGCTAAATTCAACATGCTAACATGTAGACAATGATAGTGCTAACATGCTTAGATACAGTAGTGGTAAAGTGTTTTGTTCACCAGCTTagttatatgtatattatatcaGTATTCTAGTGTTTCCTGCAAATTTCATGTTATCCAATAGATCACTTTAATCACACCAGCTTCATGGTGCCATTAGAGAAAAAATATCCTGTGATcatcacagtcaccaaagttcTACCTCTGACCACCTTAAATGTCTGTATGTTTATGGCAGTCCATCAAATTGTGGTCACAACAGTGGTCTCGACTAGTAAACtaacaaaagacataaatatgGACGACATGATGACTCCCCAAAAGTGCAACCAAATTGTCTTGATCGTCCCCTGGTGGCTAGCTACAAAATAGGTTGTAAAAACCCACCTCCCCCAGCGAGGAGGACATTAAGGGCCAAACTAAGTATATGTCAAATacattgtaaatgtgtttttaattatttatttgatggtataaaaacagggtgaaacatcatgattgacagctgagactgactcgctaTTAGTTGGGCGCGTGCATCGGCAGGACCTTGATTCCCTGTGGCTCCATCCCACAATCATTACTGCACTTACTCTGGGTCCAAATAATGTCTTTGGTGAAAGATGGCAGCATTGGATATCTGATTACtaaatagtgggaggaagtggagacacgtcgtccatctttatattcagtctactGCCCAACATAACAGACTATCCCATCCATAGTCCCCTAACTAACatggctttacaatctgtacataGTTATATATTTTAAACGGACAAtttataaaaagacaaaaaggttGGGCAGCCAGTTCTTTACCATGCACTGTGAAGGAGAACACTTCCTCACTCTGCACCCACACTGCCATACACCACACACAAAGATCCCTCACAGTCAGTGTGCAGCGTTCACCTTTGCAAAACGTTGTAACAGCTCAGAGCTCATGCTGGATTTTGCCATTAGAAAGCCTGAGAGATTATTTATATGGACCCCTTTTCATTGCtcctgaaaatgaaataaacaaattatcAGCCACGTGAATTGATCATGTTTAACCATTAAGCTGCTAATCATTTAATGTGTCATTTATCAGGCATGCTACGTACACAGCATGAATAATTCATTGCTGATCACTGTTGGTCATTCAACTAATTCAAGTACTGTGATGAACGAGGTAGCTCATGAACAAACATGTCCTCAATTACAGCCAAGTAATACCAAGCTGATCTATCTCAGCTGAGCAATGTACAGTAGTTACATATTTCATGGGTTATATAAACACTgttttggtggggggggggttaacagCAGCTTGGGTGCAAATTGGATGCATTATTGATGTGACATTTGTTTTGCCTTCAATTTTTAGATGCCTGATATCCTTAACACTAGCCAGACTGGAAATAGCTTCAACAGAGCCCAACACACTGTGGACGGATCAGGCTTTAGGAAGCACAGACATGTCACCATCGTGTAAGGACAGACAGTAAACCACAATGAACTTGCAAAGCAACCTGAAAGAGGTTGAAAAAAGGTGGACGAAGGCCTGGATCTGCCGAGAACAAAGACGGATGGACTAACATGGAGTGGATGGAGTCACACGTTGAGGCTGGTTGCACAGGAGACctccaacatttattttatgttctgCTTGTTATCAGGTTCTATCGGCAGAATGTCAATCTATggatgatatatttatattgcaaAACTTCTGGGCATTATATCTGTGCTCAAGTTAGGTCGCAGAAGCAGCATCATGACAGATTAGCATGAAGAACAAATCAATGATGAACATCTCCAGCAGCCTCTGACGCTCCAGCATAAAATATTTAGTTTGCTCTCACATGATGGACTAACAGGACTAACTGCTGTTTATCTAGTCCATGCTAAACTATATCTTTACATtaagttaaattattaaaaagagACCATGTTAGACTTCCTTTGTCCTCCTACATCTCTAAATGTCTTATAATGTAATACACTTACTTGCCTGTTCTGTGAGCAGcttatttttcaaatgtatgatttgttataaaaaaacattttcatttatattttattatcgAGCCATTTGTCTGCATACACTCGTATAAATGTGTAATATGTAACATTcaactttaaaggttcagtgtgtagagttttgtgATActgagtgttgaaattgcatgttgcagctgaacacccctcacctcaccctctccttccgaACTTGAAAAAGAACcagtggtagcttcagttgtcataaaaactcaaaaggtgtttagtttgtccagtctggctTCCgaagagagggtcccctcaatgtaaatataaagtatttaaatataaagggtcttttctggggtaaagaaaactacaattcatacaatttagatgaaactaacaagtgaaaacatcatgaggattattctacattaaatttctgacaatagttccctttcacctaaatcttacacactggacctttaatgtttACTCCTGTTTTAGCAGATTCATGTCATTGGTATATCATGAATAGTATTTCCTTGTCATTACTTGTCATCATGCTGCATTGGACACAGTAGTGAAgcctaaaagaaaaacactgactataaGGCCTAAAGATAAAGgtgcatttattttctctctaatgttttattttcccattCTCTGTGGAAGCAggaatggattgatggatggttgacatattttacagttaagACCATAAAACTGAGATTGATTATTTCAGGTTTCCATCCTGGTTGGGCCTCTGGTCCCCTTACATTTCATGTGGGACCATATACGACCCCATTGAGATGAACTAGATATTGAATGTTTCCATCAAATCCAGTGAGATGAGTTGTTCACACATTGATTCCAAACTCAAACCTTATGTTTCAGACCTCCCTCTAATCTCTGTCCAAGTCTCTGGAGACGGAGGCTTTCTGAACTTTCTGAGACCAAGAagaggacacaaacacaagtttAACCTAGTGACACTACTGAGCCAGTTGGATGATCACACCCCCGCTGTCTTGAGAGCAAAAAGAAGTTAGACTAACTTAATTTATAAAGAACAAGTTCAATGATTACATATTTAATGGAAGTTCAGACTCAGATGTTTAACTTTTCAGATTTTCCTCTAATctatgatgtttttttctgaattacTGAACTCTTTTAGTCTTTGAGACACTGAAATATTCACTTAACACAATAAAAGTGGTTACAACAGGAGGCCTTATGCAGTGGGTGACAGGGTCCCATGCAGATGTTACTTCACGTGAAGGGCTCACAATTTTTAATGGATGGATATACATGCACTAGTTTGGTTTTCATGCTGCTGAGTCAGATAAATTCAGATGACCTTTTCCTGGCTCGTAAACAAACTAAGCTTAACATTCTGGCTAAGATGCACCAGCAGGGCACAAGCTCACCCGGGCTGAGCTTTAGGATCAGATACAAGCCAGTGATGGCATCACTCAGCATGGATCAATTAGCTGATAACATAATGTTTACTGTGCTGGGGCAGAGTTTGTCATTATCTTTCTTTGCTCATTAgtgctttaatttaatttaatttgtgattGAATGTGACTTTTTTCCCAAAGCACTGCACATCTGAGATGAGGTTCAGAGGGTCGGCCTCTTGGTTAAAAGTTTATTGAATGAATGCTTCAGGCTTGAGACTCATGTTTGACCAATCAGCAGATTCACAAGTTCTCTGGGTTCCTGGAAAAGTTCCTACAGTGGAAAACTCCTATCACTCTAACTGCTGTTGAGTTCCACACAGTTACTTGATAGGTGACACGTGCCAGTGTAAACTGGATTTGTATCAAATCAGTATCTCACTGTTTATTTTGTGCCAGTCCCACAAATGGGACAGTGGATACAAAACTCCAGTCTCTGGTGGGACAGTGATGAGCATTCATCACCCACCATTCACCCAACGATGACCACAGCTTACACCACTGAGGGTAAAGCCCTGTAGCTACAGTGTATAACCTTAAAATAGCCCCAATGGACATTTGGCTTTTAAATTGCAGCCTCAGCTTTTCTGCTGCATCTGGAAGCAGCACTGATGAGAGTGCTGGTTACTGAATCAAACAGTAAAGCTGTgagctgataaaaacaaaaacagtgacCTGAAAAAATCCTGTGAAGCTTTGTAGAGTTGAGGAGAACAGCAGATCAGAGAGGTAATGTGACCCATTTCACTTACTTACCATTGTTGATATTATATCAGCTTAAAGAGTACAGCATGAGCTATCTTGGCTTAGTACTACAGTAGATTCCAATAAGTACTATGAAACACACAAGCGTGATGAGAactatctaaaatgacagaaacagatcTTTCGGAaaatttcattttacttttttgtttggtccatgatTTCATcgattaacatggaggaggcaggtttttttaatgatttattttatacaagagatattctccatcttgtcctatgttctaaaataaaataacttgtgTAAAATAAACTCTGCGtagaggaaaaacagaagaaagatgTTGATTCTCTCGTATTATAACCTAAGACAAAGCATTTATACATGATATCAGTGCATAGGTCACAGCATATAGGGCTTTGGAGCTAATTTAAGGAGAGTGAGACACAGTgaaggggaagaggagagggttTCTGAATATGAGGATAATGTAACTCCTTGCTTGTTGGCTGCTTGTGGTGCATCCTCTGAGTCAAGCTCATCTGCAGATTCACTTTGATGCAGTCGACAGCTGTGTCAGCCTGACATGCTGAGGATGTTTGTCCTGTGTCTTAATAACAGGCAGTGTAGGAACCCTTCAGGTCTGGGAATCACAACACTAAATCTGATTACCTGCTCTGTTTATGTATCCACGTGGGAAGTCCCATCAGTGTCAGTAACGTTGTCCTGCATTTAGCTTCTCTTATACTGGATAAACGGCATAAATATAGAAGATCCTCTCcgtgttacattttattttctctaaatGACACCATACTGTTACATGTTACTTTAGTGTGCCTGTTTATGTAATGGCAGCAGTCTGTAGCATTGTAATCAGATCATGTTTGTGGCAGAGGAACAGTGCTCTCCTGGCTCTCATAAATACTGGACAGATAATTACTTAAGCAGCAAGCTGGCAGTGGCTGGATGAGTTAATGAATAGAACtagtaaaatgaataaatagagCTGTGGTAATTGCTATTGATAAGCCATATATAATGTGGCTTGTCTAGTCATGCAGGCTTTCAGGGCCCTTCCCTAAGCAGATTTACCATTGCATAAGGAATGTCTAGCAAATGAATTTCCCAAAGCAGACCTTGGTCATCAAATTGGCCCTGCAGGGAGCTGGGATGGCACACATGCCTCCTGCTGGCAAGACACAGGCTGGCAAAGCATAATGGAAAGTAAATTGCTGTAAGTTGAAAAGACAGGCTTCAATTGTTTAATACCGGCCAAAACTATCCTTTTTTGAGTGAATTCTTCCTATTCTTCCTCCCTTAATGCAGGTTACATTTGAAATCtatattgtaaaaatgttaaagctGTATTTCAGTGTCAATTTCAATTTTGAACTattatagattttattttatgttcttCTCTCATAAATGTCAGTGTGATGCACTGATTTGTAGAGAATGTCATTGTGCAACACATAAAGGTTGGTTAGAGTAAAGTTGCCATGGAGATGATGCAAGTGTCTTAAACTGCACAAGGATTTATCACAGGGAGCAAATTTGCAGTGGTCCCTTTACAATAGTCATGTGCCACTGCATAACGTGCTGTACGAAATtatccttattattattattatcatcattatcatttttattagtGTATATGTGTCAGCagtagttatttatttttaattatttttagatAGAATTTACAACATTATTCTGCAAATCTACGCTGACTTATCTCATCAGAGGCAAACGTAACTGATTTAGATGTTACCTCATGTGTTATGTTCCACTGATCAAGtcaatattttcctcttttttgaaAGCTTCAGAGAAGCAACACTAAAAATAGAAGGTCTTCAGGAAGCAGATACTATgctataaatgtaatattataaGAGTCAGACTGAAGCAGCGTTACTGTCggactgagggagagaggatgCACTTGGCATGTATCTAGTAATGGATAACCCTCCAACTAATCTTGCAGAGGCAGAACACAGCAGTGCTCTCACTCTGTCAGATTGTCAATATGTCTTCAGGACATGGAGGCAGAGTAAGTTTAGAAAAGATTTGCAGGTTTGATCCCTGCTACAGCCAATATGTCCACCAAGTGCTGAGCAGTGGTTGAAATCTCACTCACTTCTATGCACACTCTGTAGATACCTGTGTATGGAAATACAATCCAATGTGGTAGACACatgatctttgtttttaatactAAAGGCTTTAAATGTCTTTTGCATAACTGTGTTCATGATGTCGCAAAAATAGAGATGAACCCATTTCAAAACATATTGGGTTGTTTTAATTCTAGTGTAAATATACAGTGTCGattgtattttaaattgtccacagaaaaaaatattgaattcTGTTCATTTGTCCCAAAACAGCCACATGGTGGCAGTGTAAATGAGCAGTGAGCACAATATGGACACATTGACTGCAGTTGAGTTGGGGCAGCTGAACAGCAGAGATGAGATGAGGCCGATACGGAGCAGTGGTGATGACAGAGCCTCCTTCAAACACCATCTCCCAGAAGCCCCTGATATGTCAATGTTCGTTAGATAAGGTGATCCCATGAGGGAGTAGGGTCTGTGGTTGGTTGAGACGTTAGAAttaacagcagagagaggactGAACTAGAGAACAGCAGCGGCTATGAATAGTCAACTGACAAAAATACTTTAGAAGAGAGTGTTGGTGAGTTGCAAGCTACATCATTGTTATGCGCTCACACTAATCGTTTTCTTGGTGTAGTGGATGGTGATTTGTCTTAGCTACATGGTTTCAGAGACTGATTAAAGAAATGCCTGATAACAGGTTGTATTGATTTAAGAGCTAGTGGAGCACATAGTTGCTGGACATGCATGACTTTGCTATTTGGTGATGCAGGTAAATACTGTTTGGTGGGTTTTTACAGCTTGTAAATAAATGTGCTGCTGCTAAGCTGAAGACTCGAGTGAaaattttctctcagttttcccTGTGGGTGATATCTTTGATATATTATCCACATATAGTCTTTTGAACCATTGTTCATATAAAAAAACGAGGATCATAGCTGCTTTAAATATCAAGGTAACACATTTCTAAGTGATAAACTGTGAGTCACAAAAAGTCATATTCTTCCATTATCCCTCTGCAACACAACAGTGCTGGAATTTAAGAATACAGTATAATCCTGTATGACAGCCAAACATTTTCAGTATAcgtatattgtatatttatagtATAATAAAATGAGGAACTTATTAAAGGTATAGAAACATAACAAAAGGTCTGTTTATGATAATGTGTCCTGTCATTTCTGAAGCCTTTCCCTTCTTTGAAACATTGATCCAAAAGACTGAGCAGCTTTAAATAGAAAACATCAGCCGGTTTGAGTACTTTTCACAAGCACCGAGTTCAAAGACTTACAACCAGAATGAACCAAAATAATCTTGCGCTGACTTTTTTAGCAGCGACTGATGCTTTGAATCCATTCCCTACATTTCTTTCTCATAGCACCGTGCTGCAGCCTCCACTGCAAAGTGAGACATTGATTAACTTTACACTGTTGTAGGAGTCAAgagcttttaaaagaaaatcactgCTCTTGTTAAACACGTGAATTGAATACTAATCAGATAATAATCGAGTGGCTTTGCAgcaaaaatataaagatatgaGAAATGGGAATAACTGTGATAATAATGAGGTAAGCTCCTCAGTACACTGTCACTGCGCAAGAGATAAGCTTTAGTTCAATTCGTTGGTGAGATGCTGTGTATAGGCAGTTCAGATAAATCAATGCTCAGACTGACTGGTGATCAATTAGTTCCAAAACAAGGATCCCAAGGGACCCTGGCTCCACGGGAtctctgagcagcagagtgCTCTGATTAAAAAGTGACTGATTTATGCCAGTCAGCCTGattaatgacacacacacacacacacacacacaaatagaaagATATGGGTGTCCGCAGCTAAATCAATACAAGCAATTTTCTTTTGCTGCTTTAGGATGCGGAACATGTGATCACAGGTGgagttttcttcattttgatgatttgcATGACCAAATTATTGAGTCATACCTTTGAATTAATAACCACTACATAGTTAAACCCCTTCTGTTAGATAAATGATGTGTGCTCTCACCGTGAAGTCATTATAGCAGCAATAACTGAAATTACAGATGGTTGTGTCTAGTCAGAGGAGCGTCCAGAGTTTCAGCAACAGTCACAGTGTGGAGATGCACACGAATTACTGATTGTACTGAACATCTTTCCAGTTTTGACAGATGTCTGCAAtggaaaaaatacagtaaaacagTGTAAATCGAGAGGTTAATCCCAAACAGGCCATTCTGTTATAGTTTCTTTTTATTGTGCTtagttaaaatgatttttttcttatcCCTCTGCTACAAAGCTGAAAGCATATAAAAGAGCCACACTGTTGCCCTA is part of the Paralichthys olivaceus isolate ysfri-2021 chromosome 15, ASM2471397v2, whole genome shotgun sequence genome and encodes:
- the igsf5a gene encoding immunoglobulin superfamily member 5, whose product is MTISWKSWPTLLHICLFLCTTGVESQKFQLQPLNRAVLQGSDVQFSSTVEGNWQVMTWHVRGFLVLTVPADNNVTSSSTQFSARFCSAGDPRCVEFTIHNVTRKDAGPVMCTVQGEYGSKTAQLSVQESGTVNILGGNMTVDQDQQVEFQCVTIAWFPIPTISWTQNSHAVNSSLYNTSSVKDGDYFNSTSVLKFQAVRNTMVECQATVPALTNPQSSSVSLVVVPKPPDWTVLIAVVVSFGGLALLVLLIIGIIFCCKRRKEKQSNYQDEMRRVRTQSQISTVSAAGLRRAQVNAGFVPEGQTSIAPSELTDSDFCQANGPNVFEMPDILNTSQTGNSFNRAQHTVDGSGFRKHRHVTIV